One window from the genome of Kaistella carnis encodes:
- a CDS encoding SDR family NAD(P)-dependent oxidoreductase, with amino-acid sequence MNLKILKIDSQKQVIVVTRGAGGIGSTCAKTFKNEKLIITDYSQDLVNRSVEHLKGEGYDAVGVSCDITKMMLTNW; translated from the coding sequence ATTAACTTAAAAATTCTCAAAATAGATTCTCAAAAACAAGTTATCGTAGTTACTCGTGGAGCGGGTGGAATTGGTTCAACTTGTGCAAAAACCTTTAAAAATGAAAAATTAATTATCACCGATTACTCTCAGGATTTGGTTAATCGATCAGTTGAACATTTGAAAGGAGAAGGATATGATGCAGTGGGTGTCTCCTGCGATATCACAAAAATGATGTTAACAAATTGGTGA
- a CDS encoding SDR family oxidoreductase, with the protein MKFTAENGSFKALVHTAGVSGTVKDLKKIYDIDLVASEILVDAFYDLATENSVAVLLSSMMGHDVAPNAEYYKALMNPQESGSFETVSRFVGGSSDVMYNFAKRGVQLLIQKNANKWGQKRARIVSVSPGVIETPMALKAAEEHPERMEMIKKATPLQRNGKPEDIADVVHFLVSDKARFITGTDILVVGGVMLNIKTNKS; encoded by the coding sequence GTGAAATTCACCGCGGAAAATGGTTCTTTTAAAGCACTGGTTCATACTGCCGGCGTGAGTGGAACTGTAAAAGATTTAAAGAAAATATACGATATTGACTTGGTTGCCTCAGAAATATTGGTTGACGCATTTTATGATTTAGCTACTGAAAATTCTGTTGCTGTGCTACTTTCTTCGATGATGGGACATGATGTTGCACCCAACGCAGAATATTATAAGGCATTAATGAATCCACAAGAGTCCGGTTCTTTCGAAACAGTGAGTCGGTTTGTTGGCGGAAGTTCAGATGTGATGTACAATTTTGCAAAACGTGGTGTTCAGTTACTCATTCAGAAAAATGCAAATAAATGGGGACAGAAAAGAGCCAGAATTGTAAGTGTTTCTCCCGGAGTTATCGAGACTCCCATGGCTTTGAAAGCAGCAGAAGAACATCCTGAAAGAATGGAGATGATTAAAAAAGCAACCCCTTTACAAAGAAATGGAAAACCTGAAGATATCGCAGATGTCGTTCATTTTTTAGTCAGTGACAAGGCAAGGTTTATTACGGGAACAGATATTCTGGTAGTTGGCGGCGTGATGCTAAATATAAAGACTAATAAATCTTAG